The genome window CGAGCCGACAGCCAAGCCACCGCGCGATCTGCAGCAGATTCGTGACAGCGGCGAATTGCGCGTGCTGATCAACCAGACCCGCAATACCTACAGCAGTGTACGCGGCAAGCCGGTAGGCATTGAAAACCTGCGCCTTGAAGCGTTTCTGGCGTTTCTCAATCAGCCCCGTGGCGGCAGCACGCGCAGTGTCAGCCTGAAAGTCATTCCCCTGCCCAAGACCCGACTGCTGGAAGCCATGCAGCGTGGTGAAGGCGATCTGCTGGTGGCCGGGGAAGTGCTTGAAGTACCGGCGCAGAGTTCGCTGGTTGCCAGTCAGCCGATCGTGCGGCAAGTGCCGCTGGTGTTTGTCACCCGACAGGGGCAGCGCCGTTACAAAAGTATCGAACAGCTGGCCGGGCGCATGGTCGTGTTGCCGTACGGCAGCGCAGCATGGCCTGCCATCCATCGCCTGAACCAGCAATTGCGTGATCTCAAACAGGCGCCGTTGATGATCAAATGGGCAGCGCCCACGCTGGGCCCGGAGGATGTGCTGGAGATGGTTGCCGCCGGTATTTACCGCCTGGCGGTGGTCGAGTTGCCGGTGGCCGAGCGCTGGGCCAAAGTCCTGCCGGGCCTGCGCATCGATCGACATCTGGAACTGGAACGCAGCGGCAGCCTGAACTGGCTGATGCAGGCGGATGCACCGGACCTGCTGGCCAGTGTCAATTATTTCCTGCGCAACTACAGCCCGCCAAAGTCTGCTGATAATGCCTTCCGCAGCGCCTATCGCAACCAGTACAAGGTGCATGATCCGCTCACCGCTTCTGCTCAGCGGCGGCTGGAGAAGGTTCGTCCGGTGTTGCAGAAGTATGCCGCTGAACAGCAGTTTGACTGGCTGCTGCTGGCGGCTATCGCGTACAAGGAATCGAGCCTGAATCCGGCAGCCCGCAGCCCGAACGGAGCGATAGGGCTGATGCAAATAACCCCGGTGGCTGCGCGTGCGGTGGGGATGAGTGATTTCCACAGTCTGGATGACAATGTGCAGACCTCGGCCAAATATCTGGCGCGGATCAGGCGCAATTTTTTCTCCAGCCCGCAAATGGACGAGCGCGAGCGCCAGGCCTTCATTCTTGCCGGTTACAATCTGGGTCCGCAGCGGGTACAGAATTTGCGCACTGAAGCCCGCCG of Pseudomonas pohangensis contains these proteins:
- a CDS encoding MltF family protein gives rise to the protein MIRSLLLLLVVLVQSLPAAARLPDEPTAKPPRDLQQIRDSGELRVLINQTRNTYSSVRGKPVGIENLRLEAFLAFLNQPRGGSTRSVSLKVIPLPKTRLLEAMQRGEGDLLVAGEVLEVPAQSSLVASQPIVRQVPLVFVTRQGQRRYKSIEQLAGRMVVLPYGSAAWPAIHRLNQQLRDLKQAPLMIKWAAPTLGPEDVLEMVAAGIYRLAVVELPVAERWAKVLPGLRIDRHLELERSGSLNWLMQADAPDLLASVNYFLRNYSPPKSADNAFRSAYRNQYKVHDPLTASAQRRLEKVRPVLQKYAAEQQFDWLLLAAIAYKESSLNPAARSPNGAIGLMQITPVAARAVGMSDFHSLDDNVQTSAKYLARIRRNFFSSPQMDERERQAFILAGYNLGPQRVQNLRTEARRQGLNPDQWFFQVERVAAEKFGLHTVTYVNSLNKYYQAFVEQRDFLEPPVKLLTSADQ